One Falco biarmicus isolate bFalBia1 chromosome 13, bFalBia1.pri, whole genome shotgun sequence genomic region harbors:
- the DIPK2A gene encoding divergent protein kinase domain 2A: MLRLVSLKLGRLYRYVKLAVLGSLAAALVLNTHSLLASLQRNELSERRFLQLNKCPACWGTSWCRKFLNGQLRLESWGRLRLFDFFNVKNVYFARYGEPREGSRRVVLKRLGSAQELADIDTKICRRATGRGRCDLLQALHATEFASLNGDVRLLTPDAVEGWSDLVHCPSQRLLDRLVRRYAETKDSGSFLLRNLKDSERMQLLITLAFNPEPLVLQSFPSDEGWPFAKYLGACGRMVAVNYVGEELWSYFNAPWEKRVDLAWQLMEIAEQLTNNDFEFALYLLDVSFDNFAVGPRDGKVIIVDAENVLVADKRLIRQNKPENWDVWYESKFDDCDKEACLSFSKEILCARVTVDHNYYAVCQNLLSRHATWRGTSGGLLHDPPAEIAKDGRLEALLDECANPKKRYGRFQAAKELREYLAQLSNNVR; this comes from the exons ATGCTGCGGCTGGTGTCGCTGAAGTTGGGGCGGCTGTACCGCTACGTGAAGCTGGcggtgctgggcagcctggcgGCGGCGCTGGTGCTGAACACGCACTCGCTGCTGGCCTCGCTGCAGCGCAACGAGCTGTCGGAGCGGCGCTTCCTGCAGCTCAATAAGTGCCCGGCCTGCTGGGGCACCAGCTGGTGCCGCAAGTTCCTCAACGGGCAGCTGcggctggagagctggggccGCCTGCGCCTCTTCGACTTCTTCAACGTCAAGAACGTCTACTTCGCGCGCTACGGGGAGCCCCGCGAGGGCAGCCGCCGCGTCGTCCTCAAGCGGCTGGGCTCCGCGCAGGAGCTGGCCGACATCGACACCAAGATCTGCCGCCGCGCCACCGGCAGGGGCCGCTGCGACCTCCTGCAGGCCCTGCACGCCACCGAGTTCGCCAGCCTCAACGGCGACGTGCGGCTCCTCACCCCCGACGCCGTGGAGGGCTGGTCGGACCTGGTGCACTGCCCCTCGCAGCGCCTGCTCGACCGCCTGGTCCGCCGATACGCCGAGACCAAGGACTCGGGCAGCTTCCTGCTGCGCAACCTGAAGGACTCGGAGCGCATGCAGCTGCTCATCACCCTCGCCTTCAACCCCGAGCCGCTGGTGCTGCAG AGTTTTCCATCTGATGAGGGTTGGCCATTCGCAAAGTACTTAGGAGCATGCGGAAGAATGGTGGCCGTCAATTATGTTGGAGAAGAGCTGTGGAGTTACTTCAATGCACCGTGGGAGAAACGAGTGGATCTGGCCTGGCAATTAATGGAAATAGCTGAGCAGCTGACAAATAATGACTTTGAATTTGCACTCTACCTCCTTGATGTCAGCTTTGACAACTTTGCAGTTGGACCGAGAGATGGGAAAGTTATCATTGTAGATGCAGAAAACGTTCTGGTTGCAGACAAAAGGTTAATCAGACAGA ATAAACCCGAGAACTGGGATGTATGGTATGAAAGCAAATTTGATGACTGTGATAAAGAAGCTTGTCTGTCGTTCTCAAAAGAGATTCTTTGTGCTCGTGTCACTGTGGACCACAATTATTATGCTGTTTGTCAGAACCTTTTATCAAGACATGCCACATGGCGTGGCACTTCTGGAGGACTACTTCATGACCCCCCAGCTGAAATTGCCAAAGACGGCCGACTTGAGGCCTTGCTGGATGAGTGTGCCAACCCAAAGAAGCGATATGGTAGATTCCAAGCTGCAAAAGAACTGCGTGAATACCTTGCACAGTTGAGTAACAATGTGAGGTAG